In Legionella cardiaca, a genomic segment contains:
- the mutS gene encoding DNA mismatch repair protein MutS: protein MSVTHTPMMQQYLRIKSEYPDMLLFYRMGDFYELFYDDAKRAAQLLDLTLTHRGQSADKPIPMAGVPYHAVENYLARLLKKGESVAICEQIGDPATSKGPVERQVTRIITPGTVTDEALLDARKDNILLAIFQQAKQYGLAWVDLSGGRFHLLQVNEDAPLIAEINRLQPAEILLPNSLSLTILRDQYTIKIRPDWEFEYQRSSQLLREQFAVSSLAGLGEKDYGVALLAAGCLLTYLHTTQRQSLPHLTQLTLEQNADYLQLDASTQKHLELFENYQGGRENSLLAVLDHTACAMGSRLLKRWLGRPLSQHHLIEQRQLSVAELIEKKQDTRLYSLLRQVCDVERIVSRIALKSARPRDLVQLRETLARLPELNEILCENHACLTKQLASKLIPLPVLNDLLTSALVDNPPMLIRDGGVIAPGFDEELDELRALNDNATDKLIELENAEKQHCGLSSLKFGYNRVQGYYIELSRTQAEKAPVHYQRKQTLKNVERYITPELKIFEEKVLSAQVKALAREKWLYESLLEEVLQFINPLTELAHALAEIDVLANFAERAQCLNWCQPQLVSTPGIHIKAGRHPVVEQVLQEQFVANNLDLDRTQNIVLMTGPNMGGKSTYMRQNALIVLLAHIGSYVPATQAQIGPIDKIFTRIGASDDLASGRSTFMVEMTETAHILRQATNKSLVLIDEIGRGTSTYDGMALAYATCAYLANTINAYTLFSTHYFELTNLPNHFSCIRNIHVQATLASGRIVFLYRVEEGAADRSYGLEVAQLAGIPKKVLEIASEHLNLVQQTEKQELPAPVIKLHSPLLTELAKIDVDSLSPREALDVLYRLKSLEAFHADN, encoded by the coding sequence ATGTCTGTAACGCATACCCCCATGATGCAGCAATATCTGCGCATTAAATCTGAATATCCCGATATGCTTCTCTTCTACCGCATGGGTGATTTTTACGAGCTCTTTTATGATGATGCAAAACGTGCAGCTCAATTACTTGATTTAACCTTGACCCACCGAGGGCAATCAGCCGATAAACCAATCCCCATGGCCGGTGTTCCTTATCACGCCGTAGAAAATTATTTGGCACGGCTACTTAAAAAAGGAGAATCAGTCGCTATTTGTGAGCAAATTGGCGATCCTGCCACCAGTAAAGGCCCTGTCGAGCGTCAAGTTACGCGCATCATTACTCCTGGCACCGTCACCGACGAAGCATTACTGGATGCCCGAAAGGATAATATTTTGCTTGCTATTTTCCAGCAAGCTAAACAATATGGATTAGCTTGGGTGGATTTAAGTGGCGGGCGTTTTCATCTACTACAAGTCAATGAAGATGCGCCGTTAATTGCGGAGATTAATCGTCTTCAACCTGCGGAAATTTTACTGCCAAACTCGCTCTCCTTAACGATATTACGCGACCAATATACTATTAAAATACGACCTGACTGGGAATTTGAATATCAGCGCTCCAGCCAATTACTTCGCGAGCAATTTGCAGTCAGTAGTCTGGCAGGATTGGGCGAAAAAGACTACGGTGTTGCATTATTGGCGGCTGGCTGTTTATTAACTTATCTCCATACCACTCAACGGCAATCGCTTCCTCATCTAACCCAACTTACTCTGGAACAAAATGCTGATTATCTACAGCTTGATGCATCAACACAAAAACATTTGGAGTTATTTGAAAACTATCAGGGTGGACGGGAAAATAGCTTATTGGCAGTGCTCGATCATACGGCCTGTGCGATGGGTAGCCGCCTTTTAAAAAGATGGCTTGGCAGACCATTAAGTCAACATCATCTTATTGAGCAAAGACAGCTCTCTGTTGCTGAATTAATAGAAAAAAAACAAGATACCAGACTTTACTCCTTATTACGTCAAGTGTGTGATGTTGAGCGTATTGTGTCTCGTATTGCCTTAAAATCGGCAAGGCCACGTGATTTGGTTCAATTGCGAGAAACCCTGGCACGATTGCCAGAGTTGAATGAAATTCTTTGTGAAAATCATGCTTGTTTAACAAAGCAATTAGCATCCAAGCTAATACCGTTACCTGTTTTAAATGATTTGTTAACCTCAGCGCTCGTTGACAATCCACCCATGTTAATTCGTGACGGCGGGGTTATTGCCCCTGGCTTTGATGAAGAACTGGATGAATTAAGGGCATTAAATGACAATGCAACAGATAAACTCATTGAACTTGAGAATGCTGAGAAGCAACACTGTGGCCTGTCCTCTTTAAAATTTGGTTATAACCGAGTGCAAGGCTACTATATTGAATTATCTCGCACTCAAGCTGAAAAGGCGCCAGTTCATTATCAGCGAAAGCAAACGTTAAAAAATGTCGAACGCTATATCACACCAGAATTGAAAATATTTGAGGAAAAAGTGTTATCAGCCCAGGTAAAGGCCCTGGCTCGAGAAAAATGGCTCTATGAGAGCCTGCTAGAAGAAGTACTTCAATTTATTAATCCTCTTACTGAACTTGCTCATGCTCTTGCCGAAATTGATGTCTTGGCCAATTTTGCTGAACGAGCGCAATGTTTGAATTGGTGTCAGCCGCAACTGGTATCAACCCCTGGCATCCATATTAAGGCAGGCCGTCATCCGGTAGTAGAGCAAGTTCTACAAGAGCAATTTGTGGCTAATAATCTGGATTTAGACCGAACACAGAATATTGTATTAATGACTGGCCCCAATATGGGTGGCAAATCAACCTATATGCGCCAAAATGCCTTGATTGTTCTCTTGGCACACATTGGAAGTTATGTACCTGCTACTCAAGCTCAGATAGGCCCCATCGATAAAATATTTACACGTATCGGCGCAAGTGATGATCTGGCCTCGGGTCGCTCTACCTTTATGGTAGAAATGACAGAAACAGCGCATATTCTACGTCAAGCAACCAATAAAAGTCTGGTTCTTATCGATGAAATCGGCAGAGGAACTAGCACCTATGATGGCATGGCGCTAGCTTATGCTACGTGTGCATATTTGGCCAATACGATTAATGCTTATACCCTGTTCTCTACTCATTATTTTGAACTGACAAACCTGCCTAACCATTTTTCCTGTATAAGAAACATTCATGTACAAGCAACGTTAGCTTCTGGTCGTATCGTTTTTCTATATCGCGTTGAAGAAGGCGCTGCCGATCGCAGCTATGGTTTAGAAGTTGCCCAGCTTGCAGGAATTCCTAAGAAAGTACTGGAAATAGCCTCTGAGCATTTAAATCTTGTACAACAAACTGAGAAACAGGAGTTGCCCGCACCGGTAATAAAATTGCACTCCCCTCTTCTGACTGAGCTAGCAAAAATTGATGTTGATAGTTTATCGCCAAGAGAAGCGTTAGACGTGCTTTATCGCTTAAAGTCATTAGAGGCATTTCATGCTGATAATTAA
- a CDS encoding TcdA/TcdB catalytic glycosyltransferase domain-containing protein, with protein sequence MKGRNEFKSGAIPSIFHHVWVGGEIEEGDLESIIKLSRASRSSGFKTVLWTDDEKHIQKTFDEMTLKEGSGNIDATLRSLNVEVRNINTLLENLKTNPIFSNKETNDLIINTIREAIGHRNLASVSDLVRYCALYYEGGYYLDTDLRPQLTKDTKFKADEPALGFVGKFSPTLEGYQDLLRRMGRPYKVDNVAGNNDAFGAISKHPILRVAIKKTLTTYAKFDAERTLLTDLDFFPDRIEASNIILNAFDKDFLDRLSNERNKLLKTKFINALLDISFNLRLLNNRKAQTPAQQDDINHKKAALIKSSEKLIEDTSHALGLNPVNSDVGKTSQMLLKYINLKVKEHQKQFGFGYENATEMDAKRYPFQVGTIDKYNKRRSHTIKTAIYSLCDAIAEFLLYNDKKGSSTYSEKEMATFPVETFTGSKFKENVRELSASADDEEITLAGCTIKFHYANSWVKAKEKKPVSYDDSVLPYKTKQAFFNTTVSKVSKAKDMEKSELTSTMGM encoded by the coding sequence ATGAAAGGGCGAAATGAATTTAAGTCAGGAGCTATTCCTTCCATATTCCATCATGTTTGGGTAGGTGGTGAAATTGAAGAAGGGGACCTTGAGTCTATTATCAAATTATCAAGGGCAAGTCGTTCCTCAGGTTTTAAAACTGTTCTATGGACTGACGATGAAAAGCATATTCAGAAAACATTCGATGAAATGACTCTTAAGGAAGGTAGCGGCAATATCGATGCTACTCTTAGAAGTCTCAATGTCGAAGTTCGAAATATTAATACCTTACTTGAAAATCTAAAAACCAATCCTATTTTTTCCAACAAAGAAACGAATGATTTAATCATCAATACAATACGAGAAGCTATTGGCCATCGAAATTTGGCTTCTGTCAGCGATTTAGTACGCTATTGCGCTCTTTATTATGAAGGCGGTTATTATCTAGATACCGATTTGCGCCCTCAACTTACCAAAGATACAAAATTTAAGGCAGATGAACCTGCACTTGGTTTTGTTGGAAAATTTTCTCCAACATTAGAGGGCTATCAAGACTTATTAAGAAGAATGGGTAGACCTTATAAAGTGGATAATGTCGCGGGTAATAACGATGCTTTTGGTGCGATTTCAAAGCATCCTATTTTACGCGTAGCAATAAAAAAGACATTAACCACTTACGCCAAATTCGATGCAGAACGAACACTTCTAACTGACTTGGATTTCTTTCCGGATAGAATCGAGGCAAGCAATATTATTTTAAATGCTTTCGATAAAGATTTTTTAGACAGATTATCAAATGAAAGGAATAAATTGCTTAAAACCAAGTTCATCAATGCGCTACTGGATATTAGTTTTAATTTGCGTCTGTTAAACAATAGAAAAGCACAAACGCCAGCACAACAAGATGATATTAATCACAAGAAAGCAGCGTTAATAAAATCTTCTGAAAAACTGATTGAAGACACCAGTCATGCGCTAGGTTTAAATCCTGTAAATTCCGATGTAGGAAAAACAAGCCAAATGCTTCTTAAATATATTAATTTGAAGGTCAAAGAACATCAAAAACAATTTGGCTTTGGTTATGAAAACGCTACCGAGATGGATGCAAAACGCTATCCTTTCCAGGTAGGCACAATCGATAAATATAACAAAAGAAGGTCGCATACCATAAAGACAGCAATCTATTCACTTTGCGATGCGATAGCGGAGTTTCTACTGTATAACGACAAAAAAGGTAGTTCTACTTATTCTGAGAAAGAAATGGCAACATTCCCTGTTGAAACATTCACGGGCTCTAAATTTAAAGAAAATGTTCGCGAACTATCTGCTTCTGCAGATGATGAGGAAATAACCCTGGCAGGATGCACGATAAAGTTTCACTATGCGAATTCCTGGGTTAAAGCTAAAGAAAAAAAACCAGTTTCATATGATGATAGTGTACTGCCCTACAAGACAAAACAGGCCTTTTTTAATACAACTGTCAGCAAAGTATCTAAAGCAAAGGATATGGAGAAGTCAGAACTAACGTCAACAATGGGAATGTAA
- a CDS encoding four-helix bundle copper-binding protein, translated as MAHEKYKTCIDACNDCVSECEHCATACLGEQDVDKLTHCIQLDRDCADSCRLAVQLMARDSEFASRFCELCAEICRFCGDECAKHKSMEHCRRCAEACYRCADECLKMSL; from the coding sequence ATGGCTCACGAAAAATATAAAACTTGCATTGATGCCTGCAATGATTGCGTAAGTGAATGTGAACATTGCGCTACTGCTTGCCTTGGAGAGCAAGACGTCGATAAGTTAACTCATTGTATTCAGCTTGATCGGGATTGTGCAGATTCTTGTCGATTAGCTGTGCAACTTATGGCACGGGATTCAGAATTTGCTTCTCGTTTTTGTGAGCTTTGTGCAGAAATCTGCAGATTTTGTGGTGATGAGTGTGCCAAACATAAATCGATGGAACACTGTCGACGTTGTGCTGAAGCATGTTATCGTTGTGCAGACGAATGCCTTAAGATGTCACTATGA
- a CDS encoding outer membrane beta-barrel protein, whose product MKKSIQIFLYATSIVLIVPGFGQTAKAKTTTSTLPYPATTGPLVVNSHPFDIEAGLLEKIYINGVISGLGLWQNNPIAGNSNSLLDLDNGQLFIQNTKGLLQFYVQAGGYSFPSLGTSYLRMDDTTHNFFGPVPVAFIKLAPSGNFSIMAGKLFTLIGAENSFTFQNFNIERGLLWNQTNEVNRGVQVNYNPGPVSASVSLNDGFYSGQLNWLSGLLIYTINAKNSLSVIASGNIKHDDKSSVVTPLAQNNSQIYDLVYSYTFDRLTISPTLQFTHIPKDLNIGLNSASTFGVALATKFAFNTYWSITGRAEYIDTTGGTNVTYGPGSNAWSLTLTPTYQRGIFFARGEASLVVADNITAGSAFGQDGTNHSQGRLLIETGVLF is encoded by the coding sequence ATGAAAAAATCTATTCAAATTTTCCTTTATGCAACTTCTATCGTTCTAATAGTGCCAGGCTTTGGGCAAACTGCAAAAGCTAAAACGACGACTTCAACTTTACCCTACCCCGCTACGACAGGTCCACTTGTTGTTAATTCTCATCCGTTTGATATTGAAGCTGGACTACTCGAAAAGATTTATATCAATGGCGTCATAAGCGGTCTTGGTCTGTGGCAGAATAATCCTATAGCGGGAAATTCCAACTCACTGCTAGATTTAGATAATGGGCAGCTATTTATTCAGAATACCAAAGGTTTGTTACAGTTTTATGTTCAGGCAGGGGGCTATTCTTTTCCATCTCTTGGCACCTCTTATCTGCGCATGGATGATACAACTCATAATTTTTTCGGTCCCGTGCCAGTGGCATTTATCAAATTGGCGCCCAGTGGTAATTTTTCAATAATGGCGGGCAAATTATTCACTCTTATCGGCGCTGAAAATAGCTTTACCTTCCAAAATTTTAATATTGAGCGTGGATTGCTGTGGAATCAGACTAATGAGGTAAATCGCGGTGTGCAAGTGAACTACAACCCAGGGCCTGTCAGTGCGTCGGTTTCTTTAAACGACGGCTTTTATTCTGGGCAGCTTAACTGGCTTTCTGGTCTATTGATTTATACTATTAATGCAAAAAATAGCTTAAGCGTAATTGCTTCCGGCAATATCAAACATGATGATAAATCTAGTGTTGTGACGCCATTAGCACAGAATAACAGTCAGATTTATGATTTAGTCTATTCTTATACTTTCGACCGATTGACGATAAGCCCTACCTTACAATTTACTCATATCCCTAAAGATCTAAATATTGGACTGAACTCGGCATCGACTTTTGGCGTTGCCTTAGCAACAAAATTTGCTTTCAACACCTATTGGAGCATCACTGGTCGCGCCGAATACATTGATACAACAGGAGGGACCAACGTGACTTATGGTCCTGGGAGTAATGCCTGGTCGCTAACGCTAACACCAACCTATCAGCGCGGCATCTTTTTTGCGCGCGGGGAGGCGTCCCTTGTAGTGGCGGATAATATTACTGCGGGTTCAGCCTTTGGGCAGGATGGTACAAACCATTCACAAGGACGGCTGCTTATTGAAACAGGTGTCTTGTTCTAG
- a CDS encoding methyltransferase — protein MQNELNVHFTYNYKQPKEYRFSLDSIHLAKFVATQLKSHPDLGSLRVLDLCAGCGVIGIELSWHLQAIRQIDFIEIQDIYTDYFFQNMAIINRPELQFRWHLLNYDELHEKKWAGKFDLTISNPPYFQPGHGVLSPSKFKNRCRFYLDSSFESYIRALENSLANKGRAYFLLRPLKHHGLDLFSDVQKMLQKTSVTAKKISHIRGTDIILLEKLE, from the coding sequence ATGCAGAACGAACTCAACGTGCATTTTACTTATAATTACAAACAACCTAAGGAATATCGTTTCAGTCTTGATTCAATTCACCTTGCGAAATTTGTCGCTACCCAATTGAAATCACACCCAGATCTTGGTTCATTAAGGGTATTGGATCTTTGCGCAGGCTGCGGAGTTATAGGAATTGAATTATCGTGGCATCTTCAAGCGATTAGGCAAATTGATTTTATTGAGATTCAGGATATTTATACTGACTATTTTTTTCAAAACATGGCTATTATCAATCGACCTGAATTGCAATTCCGTTGGCATCTTTTAAATTATGATGAATTACATGAAAAAAAATGGGCAGGTAAATTTGATTTGACTATCAGTAATCCCCCCTATTTCCAACCAGGCCATGGAGTACTTTCCCCTTCCAAATTTAAAAATCGTTGTAGATTCTATTTAGACAGCTCTTTTGAGAGTTACATTCGAGCGCTAGAAAATTCACTTGCCAATAAAGGTAGGGCTTATTTTTTATTACGCCCATTAAAACATCATGGCCTTGATTTGTTTTCTGATGTACAAAAAATGCTACAGAAAACATCAGTAACAGCAAAAAAAATATCGCATATTCGTGGTACGGATATTATTTTATTAGAAAAACTGGAATGA
- a CDS encoding L,D-transpeptidase family protein, with protein sequence MRIKAISLVIAIFFPVTLFASSACPLSNGINVHTTKRILNICKNGSVIKTFKVALGYKGVGKKHAGDNKTPIGLYGLAHPRKSNQFKVFIPILYPTSKQVAAGYTGRDVGIHGPTQTSSLFGWLNNLPSSTRGCIAVGKNNYIEYVANWVKANPGTKVLII encoded by the coding sequence ATGAGAATAAAAGCAATTTCTTTAGTGATCGCTATTTTTTTTCCTGTTACCTTATTTGCTTCGTCGGCTTGTCCTTTATCAAACGGAATCAATGTACACACCACAAAGCGAATTTTAAATATTTGTAAAAACGGCAGTGTAATTAAGACCTTTAAAGTAGCTTTGGGATACAAAGGCGTCGGTAAAAAACATGCCGGTGATAATAAAACGCCCATTGGTTTATACGGACTAGCTCATCCAAGAAAATCCAACCAATTTAAAGTCTTTATTCCAATTCTTTATCCAACGTCAAAGCAAGTGGCTGCGGGATATACAGGTAGAGATGTAGGCATCCATGGGCCAACTCAGACATCTAGCTTGTTTGGTTGGTTAAACAACTTGCCAAGCTCAACACGTGGGTGCATTGCAGTGGGCAAAAATAATTATATTGAATATGTGGCTAATTGGGTAAAGGCCAATCCTGGGACGAAGGTTCTAATTATTTAA
- a CDS encoding aminoglycoside phosphotransferase family protein: protein MNTINCTLASVNSFEEFEELKLNHKIFEEVIKKILVHHNLPLKSLTLFSEGTNIVFSYDDSLVIKLFPPFHQDQFESERLVLKTLEGKLSVETPTLHYVGEIAGWPYIIMTQLKGVLLESLWHTLDHKNKLIIMKELGSLIREVHSLPTQGLEPIDCDWKTFLKNQVTGCIENHRIKNLSTQLLQQIPSYIEAIHESLLEIENPVILTGEYTPMNFLVTNIEGVWHISGLIDFGDAMLGHYKYDLLGPGAFLIQGDKELLKAFLSAYGFLPNEQNSNLSHQLTALMLLHKYSNLRIQVRINDWENTVSTLKELEDLVWGF from the coding sequence ATGAACACTATAAATTGTACATTAGCATCGGTTAATTCATTTGAAGAATTTGAAGAGTTGAAACTAAACCACAAAATTTTTGAAGAGGTTATAAAGAAAATTCTTGTGCACCATAATTTACCTTTAAAATCATTAACGCTCTTTTCTGAAGGAACCAATATAGTATTTTCTTATGATGATAGTTTAGTGATTAAGCTCTTCCCTCCTTTTCATCAAGATCAATTTGAAAGCGAACGATTAGTTCTTAAGACTCTCGAGGGAAAACTATCAGTTGAAACACCGACTCTACATTATGTAGGAGAAATAGCTGGATGGCCCTATATAATTATGACTCAGCTAAAAGGAGTATTGTTAGAATCACTTTGGCATACTCTGGATCATAAGAATAAATTAATTATCATGAAGGAGCTAGGCTCATTAATAAGAGAAGTTCATTCTTTACCAACACAGGGTCTAGAGCCGATTGATTGTGATTGGAAAACGTTTCTTAAAAATCAAGTAACGGGTTGCATAGAAAATCATAGAATTAAGAATTTATCTACTCAGTTACTGCAACAAATTCCTTCTTATATTGAAGCAATTCATGAGTCATTACTTGAAATAGAAAATCCGGTTATTTTAACTGGAGAATATACGCCAATGAATTTTTTAGTTACTAACATTGAAGGAGTTTGGCATATCTCAGGTTTAATCGATTTTGGCGATGCCATGTTAGGACATTATAAATATGACTTATTAGGACCTGGTGCATTTTTAATCCAGGGTGATAAAGAATTGCTAAAGGCTTTTTTAAGTGCCTATGGTTTTCTACCTAATGAACAAAATTCTAATCTGAGTCATCAATTAACTGCATTAATGCTTCTTCATAAATATAGTAACTTAAGAATTCAAGTTAGAATTAACGATTGGGAAAACACGGTATCTACTTTAAAAGAGTTAGAAGATTTAGTTTGGGGATTTTAA
- a CDS encoding serine/threonine protein kinase: protein MNHLHQTPYELLDPNVILDAIESLGFICTGSLLALNSYENRVYQIGIEDAEPLIAKFYRPHRWSSAAILEEHQFSFELAEEEIPLIAPLIINNRTLHHYSDFRFALFPRRGGRALELDNDEQLQWMGRFIGRLHGVSSCKKFQHRIQLNSQSYGHDPYQFLIEQNFIPEYLKSNFCNAVETALQKINQVFKWIGPIDQIRLHGDCHAGNVLWSASGPHIVDLDDCLMGPAIQDLWMLLSGEPKQMDIQLTKILQGYCEFHDFNPRERHLVEVLRTLRMLHYPAWLAKRWADPAFTLSFPWFNTPVYWQDQIINLNEQIELLNQIEC, encoded by the coding sequence TTGAATCACCTACATCAAACCCCCTATGAACTACTTGATCCAAATGTCATTTTGGATGCAATTGAAAGCCTGGGTTTTATTTGTACAGGTAGTCTACTCGCACTCAATAGTTATGAAAATCGTGTTTATCAAATAGGGATTGAAGATGCTGAACCACTCATCGCTAAATTTTATAGACCTCATCGCTGGAGCTCCGCAGCTATTTTAGAAGAACATCAATTCTCATTTGAATTAGCAGAGGAAGAAATACCCCTTATTGCGCCTTTAATAATAAATAATAGAACCTTACATCATTATAGTGATTTCAGATTCGCCCTTTTTCCGAGACGTGGCGGCCGCGCATTAGAATTGGATAATGATGAACAACTGCAATGGATGGGGCGTTTTATAGGGCGTCTACATGGAGTCAGCTCGTGCAAAAAATTTCAACATCGCATTCAATTAAATAGTCAAAGCTACGGTCATGATCCCTATCAATTTCTGATTGAACAAAATTTTATTCCAGAATATTTAAAATCTAATTTTTGTAACGCTGTCGAAACAGCCTTACAAAAAATCAATCAGGTATTCAAATGGATAGGCCCCATTGATCAAATACGTTTGCATGGGGATTGTCACGCAGGCAATGTGCTATGGAGCGCTTCAGGACCTCATATTGTGGACTTAGACGATTGTCTCATGGGGCCTGCGATACAGGACCTTTGGATGTTGCTTTCGGGTGAACCAAAACAAATGGATATACAACTGACGAAGATTCTACAGGGTTACTGTGAATTTCATGATTTTAACCCACGCGAACGCCATTTAGTCGAAGTATTACGCACGTTACGCATGCTGCATTATCCCGCATGGCTCGCAAAACGCTGGGCTGATCCAGCATTTACTTTGAGCTTTCCATGGTTTAATACCCCAGTTTATTGGCAGGATCAGATTATCAATTTAAATGAGCAGATTGAATTATTAAATCAAATTGAATGCTAG
- a CDS encoding LicD family protein, with amino-acid sequence MSGQILNKLKRYPEIEIFGKECSYKYCKMINGIKNPLLSRLVASGIPLSSALSLLSKLLSDICRMIDTIIESIRTGEFAMGNTQSLLVDAVEYMRLFMGVVFGIFVAWYSPELAASSFLTNPVDSSINFLDKTEAAHLYSMADLLHKFFIKHKIDYRICCGTALGAKREGGVIRNDDDMDLMLHPDSIEAFKTLIDNGTFANETGISIKKQAWTGGWQCFYADSPKGMAGSPLEEIGKPFIDIFPGAWRKKGEKQVISYGEDRMYNLSRNDYFTIEEWSESPELYPFGPTRLYGIKSIDSYLIRSYGPLALKYTALIYPHDVYSRVYATPLRTFSILSQNPAPCYMRHEKKAPLDFDQIEYSIRILQWMGDDNLAQNDFELAVPRG; translated from the coding sequence TTGTCAGGTCAAATTTTAAATAAACTCAAGCGATATCCTGAGATAGAAATTTTTGGAAAAGAATGCAGCTATAAATATTGTAAAATGATTAATGGGATTAAAAACCCATTATTATCACGTTTGGTTGCTTCAGGTATTCCGCTTTCTTCAGCATTGAGTCTCCTATCCAAGTTACTGTCAGATATCTGTCGCATGATAGACACCATTATAGAATCTATACGAACAGGTGAGTTTGCCATGGGTAATACACAATCATTACTTGTCGATGCTGTGGAATATATGCGGCTGTTCATGGGTGTTGTGTTTGGCATTTTTGTAGCATGGTATTCGCCTGAGCTTGCTGCGAGCTCTTTTTTAACTAATCCGGTTGATTCTTCAATAAATTTTTTAGATAAAACAGAAGCTGCCCATCTCTATTCAATGGCAGATTTGCTCCATAAGTTTTTTATCAAACATAAGATTGACTATAGAATCTGTTGTGGTACGGCGCTTGGCGCTAAAAGGGAAGGCGGAGTTATTCGAAATGATGATGACATGGATTTGATGCTTCATCCTGATAGTATAGAGGCGTTTAAAACTTTAATAGATAATGGTACTTTTGCTAATGAAACGGGTATTTCTATTAAAAAACAAGCATGGACTGGTGGTTGGCAGTGTTTTTATGCAGATAGTCCAAAAGGTATGGCGGGCTCTCCTTTAGAAGAGATTGGTAAACCATTTATTGATATTTTTCCTGGCGCCTGGAGAAAAAAAGGAGAGAAGCAAGTTATTAGTTATGGTGAAGACCGAATGTACAATCTGTCGAGAAATGACTACTTCACCATTGAAGAGTGGAGCGAATCTCCAGAGCTCTATCCTTTCGGGCCTACCAGGCTTTATGGAATAAAATCAATAGATTCTTATCTTATTCGTAGTTATGGGCCATTGGCGCTTAAATATACTGCGCTGATATATCCCCATGATGTCTATTCGCGTGTTTACGCAACTCCATTAAGGACTTTTTCAATATTGTCGCAGAATCCTGCGCCTTGTTATATGCGACATGAAAAGAAAGCGCCACTCGATTTTGATCAAATTGAGTATAGTATTAGAATATTGCAATGGATGGGCGACGACAACTTAGCCCAAAATGATTTTGAGTTAGCGGTCCCCCGTGGGTAG
- a CDS encoding RCC1-like domain-containing protein: MLIDNGQVYSWGKNNLGGLGLQHRDYQDTLS, from the coding sequence GTGTTAATAGATAATGGCCAAGTTTATAGCTGGGGAAAAAATAACTTGGGTGGGTTGGGTTTGCAACATCGTGACTATCAAGATACCCTCAGTTAA
- a CDS encoding CinA family protein, with the protein MSELAVLVRKVTSTLRAMHLQIATAESCTGGLIAGLLTELPGSSHWFERGFVTYSNLAKEEMLGIKPELIQLYGAVSEQVAEAMALGALEYSEADLSLAVTGIAGPNGGSDEKPVGTVCFAWAMRNLAATSHRCYFSNASRKKVRQLACSRALEGVFSLLESISFKKI; encoded by the coding sequence ATGAGTGAGTTGGCGGTTTTGGTACGTAAAGTAACTAGCACTTTACGCGCAATGCATTTGCAAATCGCGACAGCTGAATCTTGTACTGGAGGATTGATAGCAGGTTTGCTAACAGAGCTACCAGGGAGCTCTCATTGGTTTGAGCGAGGTTTTGTAACCTACAGTAATCTGGCAAAAGAAGAAATGTTGGGAATTAAACCTGAATTAATTCAATTGTACGGAGCAGTCAGTGAGCAAGTTGCGGAAGCAATGGCCTTAGGTGCTTTGGAATATAGTGAGGCCGATCTCTCTTTAGCTGTAACAGGCATTGCTGGTCCTAATGGTGGTAGTGATGAAAAACCTGTGGGTACTGTTTGTTTTGCGTGGGCTATGCGTAATTTAGCTGCAACAAGTCATCGTTGTTATTTTTCCAATGCATCGCGCAAGAAAGTGCGCCAATTGGCTTGTAGTCGTGCTTTAGAAGGCGTGTTTTCTTTACTAGAGTCCATATCTTTCAAGAAGATATAA